The Lutibacter profundi genome includes a region encoding these proteins:
- a CDS encoding cytochrome c3 family protein translates to MYSSPTIDGVSEQPAGNTKLCLSCHDGTVAIDSHSGNTNGTIFTNFGNLTSDLKNDHPISITYDTALALADGGLYDPSTTLSGLGGTIEDDLLENNKLECTSCHDVHISRNTQGCSGCHNMHGSNGIVTKTLSLWKSNDGSALCFTCHKK, encoded by the coding sequence ATGTACTCAAGCCCAACTATAGATGGTGTATCTGAGCAACCCGCAGGAAATACAAAACTTTGTCTTTCCTGTCATGATGGAACTGTTGCCATAGATAGCCATAGTGGAAATACAAATGGAACAATATTTACAAATTTTGGAAATTTAACATCTGATTTAAAAAATGATCATCCTATTTCTATAACCTACGATACGGCTCTCGCTTTGGCTGATGGAGGATTGTATGACCCAAGTACAACACTTTCAGGACTTGGAGGTACAATTGAAGATGATTTATTAGAAAATAATAAATTAGAATGTACCTCGTGCCACGATGTACATATTTCAAGAAATACTCAAGGGTGTTCTGGATGTCATAATATGCATGGGAGTAATGGTATTGTGACTAAAACTCTATCGCTGTGGAAATCTAATGACGGTAGTGCTCTATGTTTCACCTGTCATAAAAAGTAA
- a CDS encoding cytochrome c3 family protein has translation MKISKKQSVKKLNFNTLKFSGIILFVCLLLTQVNVFSQTKKGEKTCIECHKNTVKKDILHGPTATDCTVCHVSNGAKHPLENVTGFKFLEEGANLCYSCHEETQAEFKKKYIHKPVKKGKCTECHDVHSSNNKNFILEQSPALCFTCHEDFEKAEETAISIHKPSFDGKSCMICHTPHASNQKRLLVENSKQLCLNCHNKTITENDREIANIGKQLDESSHIHKALKKRCTSCHNAHFSNKNKQLLKETYPLGNYAKGLEDNYTLCFNCHDTDLLNLKNTTTATEFRDGDRNLHFLHLNKDKGRTCTNCHDVHSANNTKLIAKTRKFGRWSMPLKFSENENGGTCTGCHKALTYKR, from the coding sequence ATGAAAATATCTAAAAAACAATCAGTCAAAAAATTAAACTTTAATACCCTAAAGTTTTCTGGAATAATTTTATTTGTTTGTTTATTACTAACACAAGTAAATGTTTTCAGTCAAACTAAAAAAGGTGAAAAAACTTGTATTGAATGTCACAAGAATACTGTTAAAAAAGATATCCTTCATGGTCCAACAGCAACTGATTGTACCGTTTGCCACGTATCAAATGGAGCAAAACACCCTTTAGAAAATGTAACTGGTTTTAAATTTCTCGAAGAAGGAGCAAACCTTTGTTATTCCTGTCATGAAGAAACACAAGCCGAATTCAAAAAAAAATATATTCATAAGCCCGTTAAAAAAGGAAAATGTACTGAATGTCATGATGTACACAGCTCAAACAATAAAAACTTTATACTTGAACAGTCTCCTGCTCTATGTTTTACCTGTCATGAAGATTTCGAAAAAGCAGAGGAAACAGCAATAAGCATACATAAACCATCTTTTGATGGTAAATCTTGTATGATTTGCCATACACCTCATGCCTCAAACCAAAAAAGATTATTAGTTGAAAATAGTAAACAGTTATGTTTAAATTGCCACAATAAGACTATTACTGAAAATGATCGTGAAATTGCAAACATCGGTAAACAGTTAGATGAAAGTAGCCATATACACAAAGCTCTAAAAAAACGATGTACTTCATGTCATAATGCTCACTTTTCAAATAAAAACAAACAATTATTAAAAGAAACATATCCTCTAGGAAATTACGCCAAAGGTTTGGAAGATAATTACACCCTTTGTTTCAATTGTCACGATACTGACCTACTAAATTTAAAGAACACCACCACCGCTACTGAATTTAGAGATGGAGATCGTAATTTACACTTTCTTCATTTAAATAAGGATAAAGGAAGAACTTGCACAAATTGTCATGATGTTCATTCTGCAAACAACACCAAATTAATTGCAAAAACTAGAAAATTTGGACGTTGGAGTATGCCTTTAAAATTTAGTGAAAATGAAAATGGAGGTACATGTACTGGCTGCCATAAAGCATTAACATATAAAAGATAA
- a CDS encoding cytochrome c3 family protein produces MNLGKYKFINYLLFIVAISFFWTCSPELSYGVKSFLFDGVPSPYKTEFTTINDSLQTIDIDTKKTLVSIVKKSEFNLHPPYRERDCASCHNRDDMGKTKLPIPELCNQCHTDFSQKFEILHGPVASNDCIQCHAPHQSKLKNLLVESDKKLCLSCHNSKQVSENIIHKDIKKTSCIECHNPHGGNNRMSLQPESCYKCHDNYKKEYQFLHGPVDSGNCFQCHGTHTNKAPKLLINTGDNLCLSCHNSIDITKTEYHIDIKNNKCIECHNPHGGKNDKFLLNKQ; encoded by the coding sequence ATGAATTTAGGCAAATACAAATTTATTAATTATCTATTATTTATAGTAGCTATTTCATTCTTTTGGACTTGTTCTCCCGAATTAAGTTATGGCGTTAAATCTTTTTTGTTTGATGGAGTTCCTTCACCTTATAAAACTGAATTTACTACTATTAACGATTCCTTACAAACCATTGATATTGATACTAAAAAAACTTTGGTGTCAATTGTTAAAAAAAGTGAATTCAATCTTCACCCTCCGTACAGAGAGAGAGATTGTGCTAGTTGTCACAACAGAGATGATATGGGAAAAACTAAACTTCCTATACCAGAGTTATGCAATCAATGCCATACAGATTTTAGTCAGAAATTTGAGATTTTACACGGGCCTGTTGCCTCAAATGATTGCATACAGTGCCATGCGCCACACCAATCAAAATTAAAAAATTTGTTGGTAGAATCTGATAAAAAACTCTGTCTTAGTTGTCATAATTCAAAACAAGTTTCAGAAAACATAATACATAAGGATATTAAAAAAACAAGTTGTATTGAATGTCACAACCCACATGGAGGAAATAATAGAATGAGTCTTCAGCCTGAGAGCTGTTACAAATGCCACGACAATTATAAAAAAGAATACCAATTTTTACATGGTCCTGTAGATTCAGGAAACTGTTTCCAGTGTCATGGAACGCATACTAACAAAGCTCCAAAACTTTTAATAAATACTGGAGATAATTTATGCTTGAGCTGCCATAATTCTATAGATATTACAAAAACGGAATATCATATAGATATTAAAAATAACAAATGTATTGAATGTCACAATCCACACGGAGGAAAAAATGATAAATTTCTTTTAAATAAGCAATAA
- a CDS encoding 6-bladed beta-propeller, which yields MDFKIYFFYLLSITLIFNSCSPHINKASTAKKVTYPAAPATPRIQYLTSISSSLDIAKKQSAFTKSIVGENQTLPIYKPYGLFMRNGKLYICDVSLGGGLEIIDFETNKFNYFIPEGQYRLKLPLNCYVDKNNKLYITDIALQKVFVFDGDGTYITSFGKDKNIKPSDVFVNSQNIFVADSGNNRINVYNKETYKFEYYFPKSESGDANYLYKPANLTITNNKVFVSDMGSGDIKIFTLKGVYLKTISKYGKNIGDLVRPKGIAVDKEENIYVVDASFENVQIFNKKGELLLFFGGHYKSKGDMWLPTKVMIDYDNLKYFEKYVDQKFDLKYLIFVANQYGPDKVSIYGRITPKKKE from the coding sequence ATGGACTTCAAAATATATTTTTTTTATCTTTTAAGTATAACACTTATTTTCAACTCGTGTTCTCCACATATTAATAAAGCTAGTACTGCAAAAAAAGTAACATATCCGGCGGCACCTGCAACTCCTAGAATTCAATATTTAACAAGTATTAGTAGCTCATTAGATATTGCAAAAAAACAATCTGCTTTTACTAAATCTATTGTTGGTGAAAATCAAACCCTCCCAATTTATAAACCTTATGGTTTATTTATGCGTAATGGAAAATTATATATTTGTGATGTTTCTTTAGGTGGAGGACTAGAAATTATTGATTTTGAGACAAATAAATTTAATTATTTTATTCCCGAAGGTCAATATCGGTTAAAACTGCCTCTCAACTGCTACGTTGATAAAAATAACAAACTATATATTACAGATATTGCACTACAAAAAGTCTTTGTTTTCGATGGTGATGGAACCTATATAACTTCATTCGGAAAAGATAAAAACATAAAACCCTCCGATGTGTTTGTAAATAGCCAAAATATATTTGTTGCAGACTCTGGCAACAACAGAATAAACGTTTACAACAAAGAAACATACAAATTTGAGTACTATTTCCCAAAATCAGAAAGTGGAGATGCTAATTATTTATACAAACCTGCCAACCTAACTATAACAAATAATAAGGTTTTTGTAAGTGATATGGGTAGTGGTGATATTAAAATTTTTACTCTTAAAGGAGTGTATTTAAAAACAATTTCTAAATACGGAAAAAATATTGGTGATTTAGTTCGCCCTAAAGGCATTGCCGTAGATAAAGAAGAAAATATATATGTTGTAGATGCGAGCTTTGAGAATGTGCAAATTTTTAACAAGAAAGGAGAGTTATTACTCTTTTTTGGAGGCCATTACAAATCCAAAGGAGATATGTGGCTACCAACAAAAGTTATGATTGATTATGATAATTTAAAATATTTTGAAAAATATGTTGACCAGAAATTTGATTTAAAATATTTAATTTTTGTTGCAAACCAATATGGGCCAGATAAAGTGAGTATTTATGGTCGTATAACACCCAAAAAGAAAGAGTAA
- a CDS encoding cytochrome c3 family protein: MKTTKILLTLGLSLFMSIVSFGQNIAGSAHDFSGKTWNPGGEVCVVCHTPHGAVTGLTAPLWNHEVTTTTFTLYTSASLDATTGQPDGSSKLCLSCHDGTVAMDNFGGQTGGTKFISGNDLVGTDLSSEHPVSFTYDAALATTDGGLFDPITTSSGVGGTINADLLLAGKVQCSSCHDVHNGSGVAKLLVKSNASSALCLTCHNK; the protein is encoded by the coding sequence ATGAAAACAACAAAAATATTGTTAACGTTAGGTTTGTCCTTATTTATGAGTATTGTAAGTTTTGGACAAAACATTGCTGGATCTGCACATGATTTCTCAGGAAAAACATGGAATCCTGGAGGGGAAGTTTGTGTAGTATGTCATACTCCTCACGGTGCTGTAACAGGTTTAACCGCTCCATTATGGAACCACGAAGTAACTACAACTACTTTTACATTGTATACCAGTGCATCGCTTGATGCAACTACTGGTCAACCAGATGGTTCTTCAAAATTATGCTTGAGTTGCCATGACGGTACAGTTGCTATGGATAACTTTGGTGGACAAACAGGTGGTACAAAATTCATTAGCGGAAATGATCTTGTAGGAACAGACTTAAGTAGTGAACATCCTGTTTCATTTACGTATGATGCTGCATTAGCCACAACAGATGGCGGATTGTTTGATCCTATTACTACTAGTTCAGGAGTTGGGGGTACTATTAATGCAGATTTATTACTTGCAGGAAAAGTACAATGTTCTTCTTGCCATGACGTCCACAATGGCTCTGGTGTCGCAAAATTATTGGTTAAATCAAATGCAAGTAGTGCACTTTGTTTAACTTGCCATAACAAATAG
- a CDS encoding cytochrome c3 family protein, protein MKNISILILYILFSFYAFLNAQSIITTKHNLSVSSTGTIKATSESEICIFCHTPHNSSPRAPLWNKNSSGTTYILYNSSTLDAVPGQPDGSSILCLSCHDGTIALGEVISRTTPIDMTGVMPSKSNLTTDLSNDHPISFTYDAALAAVDGQLKTPPLNSMAILDYNSKLQCTSCHDPHKEINPKFLRASIEFSDLCFLCHDRTYWNNSTHKTSTKTWNGSGTNPWAHLESAYATVSQNACANCHNPHNADGKLRLLKSNLEENNCLDCHNGNIANKNIQAELSKTYKHDVYNYSIVHDPTESTSVTTKHVECQDCHNPHASNSTIATAPSVNGFNKGVSGINQAGNPVNPATNTYEICYKCHAGNSWSPSPSLPRLIVQNNVRLEFEPSNPSFHPIAGPRNNSEITSNLISPNTASTVLYCTSCHASNNSNGPAGPHGSIYPQILKLQYETADYTVESAQAYALCYSCHNRNNIINDINTFKEHRLHIVEENTPCSVCHDAHGISSTQGNSTNNSNLINFRTDVVTPSSNGRLKYEDTGTNRGRCYLRCHGENHRPESY, encoded by the coding sequence ATGAAAAATATTTCTATTTTAATATTATACATTTTATTCAGTTTTTATGCATTTTTAAATGCACAATCTATAATAACTACCAAACACAATTTATCTGTTAGTAGTACTGGAACAATAAAAGCTACATCAGAGTCTGAAATTTGTATTTTTTGTCACACACCACATAACAGTAGCCCAAGAGCTCCTCTATGGAATAAAAATAGCTCTGGAACAACCTACATCTTATACAATAGTTCTACTTTAGATGCTGTACCCGGACAGCCTGACGGAAGTTCAATTCTTTGTCTTTCTTGTCATGATGGAACAATTGCTTTAGGTGAAGTTATTAGCAGAACCACCCCTATAGATATGACTGGTGTAATGCCTTCAAAAAGTAACCTTACTACTGATTTATCTAACGACCACCCTATTTCTTTTACCTACGATGCAGCATTAGCGGCAGTAGATGGACAGCTGAAAACACCTCCTTTAAATTCCATGGCAATACTTGATTATAACTCTAAATTACAATGTACATCTTGCCATGACCCACATAAAGAAATCAATCCTAAATTCCTTAGAGCTTCTATTGAATTTTCTGATTTGTGTTTTCTGTGTCACGACCGAACTTATTGGAATAATAGTACTCATAAAACTTCTACTAAAACTTGGAATGGATCTGGAACTAATCCTTGGGCTCATCTAGAGTCAGCTTACGCTACGGTTTCTCAAAACGCATGTGCTAATTGTCACAATCCTCACAATGCAGATGGTAAGCTACGATTACTAAAATCAAACCTCGAAGAAAATAATTGTCTTGATTGCCATAACGGAAATATTGCTAACAAAAACATACAGGCTGAACTTTCTAAAACTTATAAACACGATGTCTATAATTACTCAATAGTTCATGACCCTACAGAATCAACTTCTGTAACAACTAAACATGTAGAATGTCAAGATTGCCATAATCCTCACGCTTCAAATTCAACTATTGCAACTGCCCCTTCTGTAAATGGTTTCAACAAAGGTGTAAGTGGTATTAATCAAGCGGGAAACCCTGTAAATCCAGCTACAAACACCTATGAGATATGCTACAAATGTCATGCCGGTAACTCTTGGTCACCATCACCATCACTTCCTAGGCTAATTGTTCAAAACAATGTTAGATTAGAATTTGAACCTTCAAATCCTTCTTTCCACCCCATTGCAGGTCCTAGAAACAACTCGGAGATAACAAGTAACCTTATCTCTCCTAATACTGCAAGTACCGTATTGTACTGTACTAGCTGTCATGCTAGCAACAATTCAAATGGCCCTGCAGGACCACACGGTTCAATATATCCTCAAATTTTAAAATTACAATATGAAACTGCAGACTACACTGTAGAGTCTGCTCAAGCGTATGCGCTTTGTTATAGTTGTCACAACAGAAATAATATTATAAATGATATAAATACTTTTAAAGAGCATAGGTTACATATTGTTGAGGAGAACACGCCTTGTAGTGTATGTCATGATGCACATGGTATTAGTAGTACACAGGGTAATAGCACCAATAACTCTAACCTTATCAATTTTAGGACAGATGTAGTAACACCATCTAGTAATGGTAGGTTAAAATATGAAGATACTGGAACAAATAGAGGTCGTTGCTATTTAAGATGTCATGGTGAAAATCATAGACCTGAATCATATTAA
- a CDS encoding 6-bladed beta-propeller, with protein MNEKQKTLTIFNDSLLLEQPTGIAYSKVSNKIWVIETKAHKISILNEQGKLIKTIGKRGTKPGEFNFPTSIWIDQLGNAYIIDAMNFRVQVFDKNGKVISVFGEVGNATGYFSRPKGIATDSHGNIYISDALFHTVQVFDISGNFLYQFGKQGRKQGEFWMPSGIYIDNKDFIYITDSYNSRIQIFKLLKR; from the coding sequence ATGAATGAGAAGCAGAAAACATTAACTATCTTTAACGATTCTCTCTTACTTGAACAGCCAACAGGAATAGCTTACTCTAAGGTTTCAAATAAAATTTGGGTTATTGAAACTAAAGCTCATAAAATTTCAATACTAAATGAGCAAGGTAAATTAATTAAAACAATAGGTAAAAGAGGTACCAAACCGGGAGAATTTAATTTCCCTACATCAATTTGGATTGATCAACTTGGTAACGCCTATATTATTGATGCCATGAATTTTAGAGTTCAGGTATTTGATAAAAATGGTAAAGTAATTTCCGTTTTTGGTGAAGTTGGAAATGCTACTGGTTATTTTTCGCGACCAAAAGGCATTGCAACAGATTCACATGGAAATATTTATATTAGTGACGCCTTATTCCATACAGTACAGGTTTTTGATATTTCAGGTAATTTTTTATACCAGTTTGGCAAACAAGGTAGAAAACAAGGTGAATTTTGGATGCCATCAGGTATATATATAGACAATAAAGATTTTATTTATATTACTGACAGCTACAACTCTAGAATTCAAATATTTAAACTCCTTAAAAGATAA
- a CDS encoding c-type cytochrome — MKTVKILTIIGVVTFVLYSFTSLTQEEWKVPEKYETMKNPVDAGTDTAIGKSLYNKHCKSCHGVEGYGDGPKAEDLDGELGDFSSEEFQAQSDGALFYKTTIGRDDMPEFTKKLPDDEDRWLIINYMRTLAE; from the coding sequence ATGAAAACAGTAAAAATTTTAACAATTATTGGAGTTGTAACATTTGTATTATACTCTTTTACATCATTAACGCAAGAAGAATGGAAAGTTCCTGAAAAATACGAGACAATGAAAAATCCTGTTGATGCAGGTACAGATACAGCAATTGGAAAATCATTATATAACAAGCATTGTAAATCTTGCCATGGTGTCGAAGGTTATGGAGATGGGCCAAAAGCTGAGGATCTTGATGGTGAATTAGGAGATTTTTCTTCTGAAGAATTCCAAGCACAAAGTGATGGTGCTTTATTCTATAAAACAACTATTGGTAGAGATGATATGCCCGAGTTTACTAAAAAATTGCCAGACGATGAAGATAGATGGTTAATTATTAACTATATGAGAACTTTAGCCGAGTAA
- the nrfD gene encoding NrfD/PsrC family molybdoenzyme membrane anchor subunit — MKKYDKLLNDLAPKKFGKLGTIWTISLIVIIIIGIIAYIDQLIKGQVVTNMRDYTLWGIYISNFVFFVATSFVGSVTVAVLRLTKNNWRTPVVRIAEIISLAAIVMAGITIMIDMARPDRLLNLFIHARLQSPITWDVIIIPTYIVLSLLLLYFPLLPDFKILKEYFKDKSPKLSKWYGKLSLNWTGSKAQKAIQTKSIQIIALMIIPVGLILQTIDAWLFSTTYRIGWDSTNMGAYFISGAFVAGVGALITVIYVVRRAYKLEHFITDNHFDKLGKFLVLACLTYLYFNINEYLIPTFTASKEEEIHLNTLISGQYAPLFWFVIIGGLIIPIIVLLFKKGRKPLPMFIIGLVVVIASWWKRYLIVTPTLLHPFLPIQGVPESWHHYFPSIHEWLITIATLAMALLIITLLVRYLPIIPIQRTADEQEELLKNTKNAE, encoded by the coding sequence ATGAAAAAATACGATAAACTATTAAATGATTTGGCTCCCAAAAAATTTGGAAAGCTAGGTACTATTTGGACAATTTCATTAATCGTTATTATTATTATTGGAATTATTGCTTATATAGATCAACTTATTAAAGGACAAGTTGTAACTAATATGAGAGATTATACATTATGGGGAATTTACATTTCAAATTTTGTTTTTTTTGTAGCTACAAGTTTTGTAGGTTCAGTTACTGTTGCCGTTTTAAGATTAACTAAAAATAATTGGAGAACTCCAGTCGTTAGAATTGCTGAAATTATTTCTTTGGCTGCAATTGTAATGGCAGGAATAACCATTATGATTGATATGGCCAGACCTGATAGACTCCTAAATTTGTTCATTCACGCAAGGTTGCAGTCACCTATTACTTGGGATGTTATAATAATTCCAACATACATTGTTTTAAGTTTGTTATTATTATACTTTCCATTACTTCCTGATTTTAAAATACTTAAAGAGTATTTTAAAGATAAAAGTCCCAAATTAAGTAAATGGTATGGAAAACTATCTTTAAACTGGACAGGCAGTAAAGCTCAAAAAGCAATTCAAACAAAATCTATCCAAATTATTGCTTTAATGATTATACCTGTTGGATTAATTTTACAAACTATTGATGCATGGCTATTCTCAACAACTTATAGAATTGGTTGGGATAGCACTAACATGGGAGCTTATTTTATTTCAGGTGCTTTTGTTGCTGGTGTAGGTGCACTTATAACTGTTATTTACGTTGTTAGAAGAGCCTATAAATTAGAGCATTTTATTACTGATAATCACTTTGACAAGCTTGGAAAATTTTTAGTATTGGCTTGTTTAACTTATTTGTATTTTAATATCAATGAGTACTTAATACCCACATTTACAGCCTCAAAAGAAGAAGAAATACATTTAAACACTCTAATTTCTGGACAGTATGCGCCTTTGTTTTGGTTTGTAATTATAGGTGGTTTAATAATACCTATTATAGTTTTATTATTTAAAAAAGGAAGAAAACCACTTCCAATGTTTATAATTGGTTTAGTTGTAGTTATTGCTTCTTGGTGGAAACGGTATCTTATTGTTACGCCAACCTTATTACATCCATTTTTACCTATACAAGGTGTGCCCGAATCTTGGCACCATTATTTTCCAAGTATACACGAATGGCTAATTACTATTGCAACATTGGCAATGGCACTATTAATAATTACACTATTGGTACGCTATTTACCTATAATACCTATTCAAAGAACAGCTGATGAGCAAGAAGAATTATTAAAAAATACTAAAAACGCTGAATAA
- a CDS encoding 4Fe-4S dicluster domain-containing protein, which yields MKNNKTNSRRKFIDKGIKLSLLTAIGGIGLTKLASKLSAKPTSNSTGKIELMTTEGTIIQVDSSEVMEMDNSKKHKEYNVREGMPNRKFVMVVDLAKCKNALKCQSACNKYHYITGDNAWLKVYKMQESKDTAPYWMPTTCQHCDHPACVTVCPVDATFKRRDGLVLIDNKRCIGCRFCMAACPYSTRVFNWSDPNQGEITLAKDLKMHDHQKSSPEHAGVPSIKGTVDKCDFCPHAIQEGKLPHCVTACPNGVFYFGDKYEDTVTNGDETLRFSKLLKDKSGYRIMEGLGTEPSVYYLPPVDRLVDFEKGLENYTEFQSVEKSK from the coding sequence ATGAAAAATAACAAAACTAACTCAAGACGTAAATTTATTGATAAAGGAATAAAATTAAGTCTTTTAACAGCTATTGGTGGAATTGGTTTAACAAAACTTGCCTCAAAATTAAGTGCAAAACCAACTAGTAATTCAACTGGAAAAATAGAATTAATGACCACTGAAGGAACTATAATTCAAGTAGATTCTTCAGAAGTTATGGAAATGGATAATTCTAAAAAGCACAAAGAGTACAATGTAAGAGAAGGAATGCCAAATCGAAAATTTGTTATGGTTGTAGATTTGGCAAAATGTAAAAATGCTTTAAAATGTCAAAGTGCCTGTAATAAATATCACTATATAACAGGTGATAATGCTTGGCTTAAAGTTTATAAAATGCAAGAATCCAAAGATACAGCCCCTTACTGGATGCCAACTACCTGCCAACATTGTGACCACCCTGCATGTGTAACTGTTTGCCCCGTAGATGCAACTTTTAAAAGAAGAGATGGTTTAGTTTTAATTGACAATAAACGCTGTATAGGCTGTCGCTTCTGTATGGCTGCCTGCCCATATTCAACAAGAGTCTTTAATTGGAGTGACCCCAATCAGGGTGAAATCACTTTAGCTAAAGATCTTAAAATGCATGACCACCAGAAATCTTCACCAGAACATGCTGGAGTTCCAAGTATAAAAGGAACTGTAGACAAATGTGACTTTTGTCCTCATGCAATACAAGAAGGAAAACTGCCCCATTGTGTTACTGCTTGTCCAAACGGAGTTTTCTATTTTGGAGACAAATATGAAGATACCGTTACAAACGGTGATGAAACATTAAGATTTAGTAAACTACTAAAAGATAAATCTGGATATAGAATTATGGAAGGCTTAGGCACCGAACCTAGTGTTTATTACCTACCTCCTGTTGATAGATTAGTTGATTTTGAAAAAGGCTTAGAGAATTATACAGAATTTCAATCTGTTGAAAAATCCAAATAA
- a CDS encoding DUF5777 family beta-barrel protein produces the protein MQHRFGLMNNGGANDLIGICAPSNIRIGLSYAVHDRVTIGFGTTKFNRLQEFNWKVALLQQTRSNKMPVSVTYYGNFTIDARKKENFRYLSDRYSNFNQLIIARRFNPKLSLQIAPSVSHYNVVKNTMRNDMVAIAFGGRYKISDQTSIMIDYSQPLTSFMLDNPSPGISFGVEFSTSAHAFQIFATNYNGIVPQQNYMFNQNDGFGTDSPFGKGGGQFLIGFNITRNYNF, from the coding sequence ATACAACACAGATTTGGATTAATGAACAATGGCGGAGCAAATGACTTAATAGGTATTTGTGCTCCATCAAATATTAGAATTGGACTTTCCTATGCTGTACATGATAGAGTTACTATTGGTTTTGGAACTACTAAATTTAATCGTTTACAAGAATTTAATTGGAAAGTTGCCTTATTACAACAAACACGATCAAACAAAATGCCCGTAAGTGTTACTTACTATGGTAATTTCACAATAGACGCACGCAAAAAAGAGAATTTCAGGTATTTATCAGATAGATATTCTAATTTCAATCAATTAATTATAGCTCGTAGGTTTAACCCAAAACTTTCTTTACAAATTGCTCCAAGTGTTTCGCATTATAACGTGGTAAAAAATACCATGAGAAATGATATGGTGGCAATTGCATTTGGAGGGCGCTATAAAATAAGCGACCAAACTTCAATAATGATAGATTATAGCCAACCTTTAACTAGTTTTATGTTAGATAACCCTTCTCCTGGTATTAGCTTTGGCGTTGAATTTTCTACTTCTGCTCACGCATTTCAAATTTTTGCAACAAACTACAATGGTATTGTACCACAACAAAATTATATGTTTAACCAAAATGACGGATTTGGAACAGATTCTCCTTTTGGAAAAGGTGGAGGTCAATTTTTAATTGGATTTAATATTACGAGGAACTACAATTTTTAA